Proteins from a single region of Gasterosteus aculeatus chromosome 20, fGasAcu3.hap1.1, whole genome shotgun sequence:
- the atn1 gene encoding uncharacterized protein atn1 isoform X4 has protein sequence MKTRTHKESMPMRSGRRRGASEERRGRRPHTSPTRPERNDRQTQRAAGEELAGNRFSRRSQGRDSSESEGEELVSPPKRQKVQDSASTPNPPTSTDSSAPSTVPPPTSVASQSRESDNEDGQSQGSRSSVVGSLANSSSSLSSGRDIDQDNRSSSPSLSASPLGSLDSDSDGSDSPKQGEREREKGKEGGVGKVVGDDRRVHREGRGEESCGDGEKREMDARIEDCSSLKSSSSTPSGLNPSLRGAGDSSNDSNSGRKSYFSLDSKLMCKVEYGGPTGVDGALSGSRMNSKASTQCVNKTTISGGDFSVNTPNIPHSLPSPLPPPPALKPLELGGQNLPAEAGPQQQSQPQTQPSTHPHHYSSTSWQGGTATGCQGSWGYTRYPGNHHPHQPQHQPPVQQQQLPSVYNPPSSRHSSSHPSYLPHPHTHPHREYLPRYAGGGGDRERGAVGERERGVRGECVGREINRDFSAPIGNSSNNSSVSNSTTACGGMGGSNSIQGREFGGLPVGQNRDFQGSGRDGPNQGAERRDFGPGFRDRERERDGGREFPLTNQNQSRDFGPNGTGGGHPRDKDGGRWGDFGGQTREVVGVGNNNPNNNSIAQGKPPNSTGGLPATPMLNRDPPSSPQSNPSHPSHSSLPPQPHPHPPNSSSRDFPPTMDQAQTPPSGADHFHREYPPTGGKDFPPGAPASTGTNREYLSPPRVTPNLGREYSGPVGTHHPHSTHPHYQSGPRERERDSNLRDSALYQNRGGPNQPPALSPSSSSSHHGHPPNSSFAPPPPQAPLPPSQTSHTQPPLSGIAPNVRPPHYQSSAQTPSTPLSPLPSPSTNQMGGFSSFPPGSSSGPNMPPPGPGVSPGCRPSPFHGTLNSHPPFSGTYHSNGSGSNSNSNSSAPNSSNTNSQAVSPQNVSKGPPPLSNSANNNSSISTPASSSSVSGGDGHLDSGPPPTPVIKEEPIEEREETESPPPVLRSPSPEPKPVDIPIHASQSARFHKVLDRGSANSCARSDVLFVPLDGSKLWKKRNEVIERARREVEQRARDLREKERERERERERERELDRHLQQQKDINAAGGGRQGSSLFFPSSSSIILDPSSSSSSSNNSVSHPPHHPQHHHSHPHAHLAQAHHLHPSLAHSIPHSLLLPSMGGTSTVVGPQGALGIGLGGPYLGPDTPALRTLSEYARPHAMSPLGAASRAQAHHAQVHHGHPHVHPSFFLPQFQNHALGHPHHLPTDAATAAAILGFLYGGSLEGGPGVGGHAGMAGGPIPGGMGGAGFGGVGFPHAVAAHRERMKQGFEFKSDERIYQPGAMPDHAALALAHSHSHAHAHAHAHAHAHAHAQAQAQAQAQAQAQAQAQAQAHANAHAHAHAHAHAHTHAHSLLLGGGATGTNEVTLYGTPPPPAPTGPPHLQSPTLAPVTRPPNPPASQSLSNPPPSSLLTPTLPSHPSSAPPAAPPTPTGPAAPPPAPPPPAPPTSNASSLHHPVPHSSFPSSLSSHLPPAATPAAPPDNYPTPTRSPAPYERDRSGERERERERDRAALPAFGDRERERERERERERGGSGGNGGGGTGGGTGGGGGGGGAGGGTGGNGGGGENLGRLQMLNVTPHHHQHSHIHSHLHLHQQDTATGGVLPLMDPLASGSPLTRLPYPGATLGTPILAHPLTDSEVLRQQLFGEEKAPRPCAPFRDLPQPSSLTGPMSAAHQLQAMQQAQSAELQIQRLALEQQWIHHHHHHSLTQDEYYSHLKKESDKSL, from the exons atgaaaacacggacacacaaagaaTCG ATGCCCATGCGCAGTGGGCGACGGCGGGGGGCGAGTGAGGAAAGGAGGGGGAGACGCCCGCACACCAGCCCCACTCGCCCTGAACGCAACGATAGACAGACG CAAagagctgctggtgaggaatTGGCTGGAAATCGCTTCAGTCGCAGATCACAAGGGCGTGATTCTTCagagagtgagggggaggaacTTGTGTCTCCTCCTAAGAGGCAGAAAGTTCAG GATTCGGCCTCTACCCCAAACCCACCAACATCAACGGACAGCTCGGCTCCTTCCACTGTCCCACCTCCAACCTCAGTCGCCAGCCAATCCCGCGAGAGTGACAATGAAGATGGCCAATCCCAGGGCAGTAGAAGTTCAGTTGTAGGGAGCCTGGCCAATAGTAGCAGCAGTCTGAGCAGTGGGCGGGATATAGACCAGGACAACCGCTCCTCGTCCCCAAGTCTCTCCGCTTCTCCTTTGGGTAGCTTGGACTCTGACTCCGATGGATCCGACTCACCAAAgcaaggagagagggaaagagagaaaggcaaGGAGGGAGGAGTGGGGAAGGTAGTCGGAGACGATAGGAGAGTGCAtcgagaggggagaggggaagaGTCCTGTGGAGATGGAGAAAAGCGGGAAATGGATGCACGAATTGAAGACTGTTCATCTctgaagtcctcctcctccactccctctgGTCTAAACCCCTCTCTCCGTGGAGCAGGTGATTCATCAAATGACAGCAATAGTGGGAGGAAGTCTTATTTCTCCCTGGACTCCAAATTGATGTGTAAAGTTGAGTATGGTGGACCGACAGGTGTTGATGGAGCACTTAGTGGCAGCAGAATGAATTCCAAAGCCAGCACGCAATGTGTCAACAAGACCACTATCTCTGGAGGAGATTTTTCCGTTAACACCCCCAATATTCCCCACTCTTTaccctctccccttcctcctccacctgcactaAAGCCCTTGGAGCTCGGAGGACAAAACCTGCCTGCTGAG GCCGGCCCCCAGCAGCAGTCCCAGCCTCAGACCCAACCATCCACCCACCCTCACCACTACAGCTCCACCAGCTGGCAGGGTGGCACCGCAACGGGTTGCCAGGGCAGCTGGGGATACACCCGTTACCCTGGCAACCATCACCCACACCAACCACAGCACCAGCCCCCTGTGCAACAGCAGCAACTTCCTTCTGTTTACAACCCTCCATCCTCTCGccactcctcctcccacccttCTTACCTCCCCCACCCTCACACCCACCCCCACAGGGAGTACCTTCCCAGGTacgctggggggggaggggacagagagaggggggctgtaggagagagggagaggggagtgaggggggagtgtgtggggagggagatCAACAGAGATTTCTCTGCTCCCAttggcaacagcagcaacaatagTAGTGTGAGTAATAGTACTACTGCTTGTGGTGGGATGGGTGGGTCGAATAGCATCCAAGGCAGGGAGTTTGGTGGTCTTCCAGTGGGTCAGAACCGGGATTTCCAAGGTTCTGGGAGGGATGGACCGAACCAGGGTGCAGAAAGAAGAGACTTTGGTCCAGGTTTCAGAGATAGAGAGCGGgaaagggatggagggagggagtttCCTCTGACAAACCAAAACCAGAGTAGAGACTTTGGCCCCAACGGAACTGGGGGGGGGCATCCCAGAGACAAAGATGGAGGCCGATGGGGGGATTTTGGGGGTCAGACAAGAGAGGTTGTAGGCGTAGGCAACAATAACCCAAACAACAACTCCATTGCCCAGGGAAAACCACCAAATTCAACCGGTGGGCTACCTGCCACCCCAATGCTAAACCGAGACCCACCCTCGTCACCCCAAAGCAACCCAAGTCATCCATCCCATTCCTCCCTGCCCCCACAACCCCATCCGCATCCCCCAAACTCATCCAGCCGAGACTTCCCTCCTACCATGGACCAGGCACAAACCCCTCCTTCTGGAGCAGACCACTTTCACAGAGAGTATCCTCCAACAGGAGGAAAAGACTTTCCTCCCGGTGCTCCTGCATCCACAGGCACAAATCGAGAGTACCTCAGCCCCCCTCGGGTAACTCCAAACTTGGGAAGAGAGTATTCAGGGCCTGTAGGAACCCATCATCCCCACTCAACTCACCCCCACTACCAGTCTGGgcccagagaaagagagagagactcaaaCCTGCGAGATTCTGCTTTGTACCAAAATCGTGGAGGGCCAAATCAGCCTCCTGCactgtctccttcctcctcttccagccATCATGGACACCCACCAAATTCTTCCTttgccccaccaccaccccaagCTCCTCTACCCCCATCTCAGACCTCGCACACCCAGCCACCCCTTTCAGGCATTGCACCAAATGTACGTCCCCCGCACTATCAGTCGTCCGCCCAGACCCCTTCAACACCTTTATCTCCATTACCCAGCCCATCCACAAATCAAATGGGAGGCTTCTCATCTTTCCCCCCTGGCTCCTCATCTGGACCCAATATGCCCCCTCCTGGACCAGGTGTGTCACCTGGATGTCGTCCCTCCCCTTTCCATGGTACTTTGAACAGCCACCCTCCTTTCAGTGGAACTTACCACTCCAATGGTAGTGGCAGTAACAGCAATAGCAACAGTAGCGCACCCAATAGCAGCAATACCAACTCACAGGCAGTCTCACctcaaaatgtttcaaaaggACCTCCACCTCTTAGTAACTCAGCCAACAACAATAGCAGCATTTCAACCCCTGCTTCCAGTTCTTCAGTCTCGGGCGGAGACGGACATTTGGATTCTGGCCCACCTCCCACACCTGTTATCAAAGAAGAACCAATAGAAGAAAGGGAAGAGACTGAAAGCCCACCACCGGTGTTGAGAAGTCCCTCTCCTGAACCAAAACCAGTAGACATTCCCATCCACGCCAGTCAATCAGCAAG GTTTCACAAGGTCCTGGACCGTGGTAGCGCAAATTCCTGTGCCCGCAGTGATGTCCTTTTTGTCCCTTTGGACGGCTCCAAACTGTGGAAGAAGAGGAATGAGGTGATCGAAAGGGCTCGCAGGGAGGTTGAGCAGCGGGCCAGAGACctcagagaaaaagagagagagcgggagagggagCGGGAGCGTGAGAGGGAACTAGATCGACATCTACAG cagcagaaggataTTAACGCCGCTGGAGGGGGTCGCCAGGggtcctctctcttcttcccctcctcgtCTTCGATCATCCTTGAcccttcatcttcttcctcttcctctaacaactctgtctcccaccctccccatcACCCCCAACATCATCACTCCCATCCGCATGCTCACCTTGCTCAAGCCCACCATCTCCACCCAAGCCTGGCTCACTCCATTCCCCACTCCCTCCTTCTGCCATCCATGGGTGGGACATCTACAGTTGTTGGCCCCCAAGGAGCCCTTGGAATAGGTTTAGGAGGTCCATATCTGGGCCCTGACACCCCAGCACTGAGAACCCTGAGCGAGTATGCTCGCCCTCATGCTATGTCTCCACTCGGAGCAGCAAGTCGTGCCCAAGCGCACCACGCGCAAGTTCACCATGGACATCCCCACGTCCACCCATCATTCTTCCTTCCTCAGTTCCAGAATCATGCTTTAGGCCACCCGCATCACCTGCCAACTGATGCAGCTACGGCTGCAGCCATCTTGGGTTTTCTGTATGGTGGCAGCCTTGAAGGGGGTCCAGGTGTTGGAGGCCACGCTGGAATGGCAGGAGGGCCAATACCGGGAGGGATGGGGGGTGCAGGGTTTGGAGGAGTCGGCTTTCCCCATGCAGTGGCTGCACATCGAGAGCGAATGAAGCAAGGATTTGAATTTAAGAGTGATGAGCGGATTTACCAGCCAGGAGCAATGCCTGATCACGCTGCTCTTGCCCTTGCTCACTCTCATTCTCATGCCCATGCTCATGCCCATGCTCATGCTCATGCACATGCTCATGCACAAGCCCAAGCCCAAGCCCAAGCCCAAGCCCAGGCCCAGGCACAAGCCCAAGCCCAAGCCCATGCCAATGCCCAtgcgcacgcacatgcacatgcacatgcacacacacatgcacactccctGCTACTTGGAGGAGGTGCAACAGGAACTAATGAGGTGACACTATATggcactcctcctcctcccgctccgaCTGGCCCCCCGCACCTGCAGAGCCCTACCCTGGCCCCAGTAACTCGACCCCCCAACCCTCCTGCCTCTCAGTCCTTGTCCAATCCACCCCCTTCATCTCTCCTAACACCCACTCTTCCCTCTCACCCATCATCGGCACCACCGGctgcccccccaaccccaacaggcccagctgctcctccgccagctcctcctccacctgctccaccaacATCCAATGCCTCCTCGCTTCATCATCCGGTCCCCCATTCTTCTTTTCCCAGCTCCCTGTCCTCTCATTTGCCACCAGCCGCTACTCCAGCCGCTCCCCCAGATAACTACCCCACTCCTACTCGCTCTCCTGCCCCCTATGAGCGCGACAGGAGTGGGgaaagagagcgggagagggagagagacagagcagcTTTGCCGGCATTTGGggacagagagcgagaaagagaaagggagagagaaagagaaaggggaggaagtggtggaaatggaggaggaggaacaggaggaggaacgggaggaggaggaggaggaggaggagcgggaggaggaacaggaggaaatggaggtggaggagagaatcTGGGACGTCTTCAGATGTTGAATGTGACACCTCATCATCACCAGCATTCCCACATCCACTCACACCTTCACCTGCACCAGCAAGACACAG CGACGGGCGGGGTACTACCCCTGATGGACCCGTTGGCGTCGGGGTCTCCTTTGACACGCCTCCCTTACCCAGGAGCCACACTAGGCACCCCCATCCTGGCTCACCCCCTCACTGACAGCGAGGTGCTCCGCCAACAGCTGTTCGGTGAGGAGAAGGCTCCTCGTCCAT gtGCTCCTTTCCGTGACCTGCCCCAGCCGTCCTCCCTCACTGGTCCTATGTCGGCAGCCCATCAGCTGCAGGCCATGCAGCAGGCCCAGAGCGCAGAGCTGCAGATCCAGCGACTGGCTCTGGAACAACAGTGGatccatcaccatcaccaccactcCCTCACCCAGGACGAGTATTACAG TCACCTGAAGAAGGAAAGTGACAAATCCCTGTGA
- the atn1 gene encoding uncharacterized protein atn1 isoform X5, translating to MKTRTHKESMPMRSGRRRGASEERRGRRPHTSPTRPERNDRQTQRAAGEELAGNRFSRRSQGRDSSESEGEELVSPPKRQKVQDSASTPNPPTSTDSSAPSTVPPPTSVASQSRESDNEDGQSQGSRSSVVGSLANSSSSLSSGRDIDQDNRSSSPSLSASPLGSLDSDSDGSDSPKQGEREREKGKEGGVGKVVGDDRRVHREGRGEESCGDGEKREMDARIEDCSSLKSSSSTPSGLNPSLRGAGDSSNDSNSGRKSYFSLDSKLMCKVEYGGPTGVDGALSGSRMNSKASTQCVNKTTISGGDFSVNTPNIPHSLPSPLPPPPALKPLELGGQNLPAEVKIERDKIEKADKLLDKAQSTPPSLLPQAGPQQQSQPQTQPSTHPHHYSSTSWQGGTATGCQGSWGYTRYPGNHHPHQPQHQPPVQQQQLPSVYNPPSSRHSSSHPSYLPHPHTHPHREYLPRYAGGGGDRERGAVGERERGVRGECVGREINRDFSAPIGNSSNNSSVSNSTTACGGMGGSNSIQGREFGGLPVGQNRDFQGSGRDGPNQGAERRDFGPGFRDRERERDGGREFPLTNQNQSRDFGPNGTGGGHPRDKDGGRWGDFGGQTREVVGVGNNNPNNNSIAQGKPPNSTGGLPATPMLNRDPPSSPQSNPSHPSHSSLPPQPHPHPPNSSSRDFPPTMDQAQTPPSGADHFHREYPPTGGKDFPPGAPASTGTNREYLSPPRVTPNLGREYSGPVGTHHPHSTHPHYQSGPRERERDSNLRDSALYQNRGGPNQPPALSPSSSSSHHGHPPNSSFAPPPPQAPLPPSQTSHTQPPLSGIAPNVRPPHYQSSAQTPSTPLSPLPSPSTNQMGGFSSFPPGSSSGPNMPPPGPGVSPGCRPSPFHGTLNSHPPFSGTYHSNGSGSNSNSNSSAPNSSNTNSQAVSPQNVSKGPPPLSNSANNNSSISTPASSSSVSGGDGHLDSGPPPTPVIKEEPIEEREETESPPPVLRSPSPEPKPVDIPIHASQSARFHKVLDRGSANSCARSDVLFVPLDGSKLWKKRNEVIERARREVEQRARDLREKERERERERERERELDRHLQQQKDINAAGGGRQGSSLFFPSSSSIILDPSSSSSSSNNSVSHPPHHPQHHHSHPHAHLAQAHHLHPSLAHSIPHSLLLPSMGGTSTVVGPQGALGIGLGGPYLGPDTPALRTLSEYARPHAMSPLGAASRAQAHHAQVHHGHPHVHPSFFLPQFQNHALGHPHHLPTDAATAAAILGFLYGGSLEGGPGVGGHAGMAGGPIPGGMGGAGFGGVGFPHAVAAHRERMKQGFEFKSDERIYQPGAMPDHAALALAHSHSHAHAHAHAHAHAHAHAQAQAQAQAQAQAQAQAQAQAHANAHAHAHAHAHAHTHAHSLLLGGGATGTNEVTLYGTPPPPAPTGPPHLQSPTLAPVTRPPNPPASQSLSNPPPSSLLTPTLPSHPSSAPPAAPPTPTGPAAPPPAPPPPAPPTSNASSLHHPVPHSSFPSSLSSHLPPAATPAAPPDNYPTPTRSPAPYERDRSGERERERERDRAALPAFGDRERERERERERERGGSGGNGGGGTGGGTGGGGGGGGAGGGTGGNGGGGENLGRLQMLNVTPHHHQHSHIHSHLHLHQQDTGAPFRDLPQPSSLTGPMSAAHQLQAMQQAQSAELQIQRLALEQQWIHHHHHHSLTQDEYYSHLKKESDKSL from the exons atgaaaacacggacacacaaagaaTCG ATGCCCATGCGCAGTGGGCGACGGCGGGGGGCGAGTGAGGAAAGGAGGGGGAGACGCCCGCACACCAGCCCCACTCGCCCTGAACGCAACGATAGACAGACG CAAagagctgctggtgaggaatTGGCTGGAAATCGCTTCAGTCGCAGATCACAAGGGCGTGATTCTTCagagagtgagggggaggaacTTGTGTCTCCTCCTAAGAGGCAGAAAGTTCAG GATTCGGCCTCTACCCCAAACCCACCAACATCAACGGACAGCTCGGCTCCTTCCACTGTCCCACCTCCAACCTCAGTCGCCAGCCAATCCCGCGAGAGTGACAATGAAGATGGCCAATCCCAGGGCAGTAGAAGTTCAGTTGTAGGGAGCCTGGCCAATAGTAGCAGCAGTCTGAGCAGTGGGCGGGATATAGACCAGGACAACCGCTCCTCGTCCCCAAGTCTCTCCGCTTCTCCTTTGGGTAGCTTGGACTCTGACTCCGATGGATCCGACTCACCAAAgcaaggagagagggaaagagagaaaggcaaGGAGGGAGGAGTGGGGAAGGTAGTCGGAGACGATAGGAGAGTGCAtcgagaggggagaggggaagaGTCCTGTGGAGATGGAGAAAAGCGGGAAATGGATGCACGAATTGAAGACTGTTCATCTctgaagtcctcctcctccactccctctgGTCTAAACCCCTCTCTCCGTGGAGCAGGTGATTCATCAAATGACAGCAATAGTGGGAGGAAGTCTTATTTCTCCCTGGACTCCAAATTGATGTGTAAAGTTGAGTATGGTGGACCGACAGGTGTTGATGGAGCACTTAGTGGCAGCAGAATGAATTCCAAAGCCAGCACGCAATGTGTCAACAAGACCACTATCTCTGGAGGAGATTTTTCCGTTAACACCCCCAATATTCCCCACTCTTTaccctctccccttcctcctccacctgcactaAAGCCCTTGGAGCTCGGAGGACAAAACCTGCCTGCTGAGGTTAAGATTGAAAGAGACAAAATAGAAAAGGCAGACAAACTCTTGGACAAGGCTCAGTCTACTCCTCCTTCTCTGTTGCCACAGGCCGGCCCCCAGCAGCAGTCCCAGCCTCAGACCCAACCATCCACCCACCCTCACCACTACAGCTCCACCAGCTGGCAGGGTGGCACCGCAACGGGTTGCCAGGGCAGCTGGGGATACACCCGTTACCCTGGCAACCATCACCCACACCAACCACAGCACCAGCCCCCTGTGCAACAGCAGCAACTTCCTTCTGTTTACAACCCTCCATCCTCTCGccactcctcctcccacccttCTTACCTCCCCCACCCTCACACCCACCCCCACAGGGAGTACCTTCCCAGGTacgctggggggggaggggacagagagaggggggctgtaggagagagggagaggggagtgaggggggagtgtgtggggagggagatCAACAGAGATTTCTCTGCTCCCAttggcaacagcagcaacaatagTAGTGTGAGTAATAGTACTACTGCTTGTGGTGGGATGGGTGGGTCGAATAGCATCCAAGGCAGGGAGTTTGGTGGTCTTCCAGTGGGTCAGAACCGGGATTTCCAAGGTTCTGGGAGGGATGGACCGAACCAGGGTGCAGAAAGAAGAGACTTTGGTCCAGGTTTCAGAGATAGAGAGCGGgaaagggatggagggagggagtttCCTCTGACAAACCAAAACCAGAGTAGAGACTTTGGCCCCAACGGAACTGGGGGGGGGCATCCCAGAGACAAAGATGGAGGCCGATGGGGGGATTTTGGGGGTCAGACAAGAGAGGTTGTAGGCGTAGGCAACAATAACCCAAACAACAACTCCATTGCCCAGGGAAAACCACCAAATTCAACCGGTGGGCTACCTGCCACCCCAATGCTAAACCGAGACCCACCCTCGTCACCCCAAAGCAACCCAAGTCATCCATCCCATTCCTCCCTGCCCCCACAACCCCATCCGCATCCCCCAAACTCATCCAGCCGAGACTTCCCTCCTACCATGGACCAGGCACAAACCCCTCCTTCTGGAGCAGACCACTTTCACAGAGAGTATCCTCCAACAGGAGGAAAAGACTTTCCTCCCGGTGCTCCTGCATCCACAGGCACAAATCGAGAGTACCTCAGCCCCCCTCGGGTAACTCCAAACTTGGGAAGAGAGTATTCAGGGCCTGTAGGAACCCATCATCCCCACTCAACTCACCCCCACTACCAGTCTGGgcccagagaaagagagagagactcaaaCCTGCGAGATTCTGCTTTGTACCAAAATCGTGGAGGGCCAAATCAGCCTCCTGCactgtctccttcctcctcttccagccATCATGGACACCCACCAAATTCTTCCTttgccccaccaccaccccaagCTCCTCTACCCCCATCTCAGACCTCGCACACCCAGCCACCCCTTTCAGGCATTGCACCAAATGTACGTCCCCCGCACTATCAGTCGTCCGCCCAGACCCCTTCAACACCTTTATCTCCATTACCCAGCCCATCCACAAATCAAATGGGAGGCTTCTCATCTTTCCCCCCTGGCTCCTCATCTGGACCCAATATGCCCCCTCCTGGACCAGGTGTGTCACCTGGATGTCGTCCCTCCCCTTTCCATGGTACTTTGAACAGCCACCCTCCTTTCAGTGGAACTTACCACTCCAATGGTAGTGGCAGTAACAGCAATAGCAACAGTAGCGCACCCAATAGCAGCAATACCAACTCACAGGCAGTCTCACctcaaaatgtttcaaaaggACCTCCACCTCTTAGTAACTCAGCCAACAACAATAGCAGCATTTCAACCCCTGCTTCCAGTTCTTCAGTCTCGGGCGGAGACGGACATTTGGATTCTGGCCCACCTCCCACACCTGTTATCAAAGAAGAACCAATAGAAGAAAGGGAAGAGACTGAAAGCCCACCACCGGTGTTGAGAAGTCCCTCTCCTGAACCAAAACCAGTAGACATTCCCATCCACGCCAGTCAATCAGCAAG GTTTCACAAGGTCCTGGACCGTGGTAGCGCAAATTCCTGTGCCCGCAGTGATGTCCTTTTTGTCCCTTTGGACGGCTCCAAACTGTGGAAGAAGAGGAATGAGGTGATCGAAAGGGCTCGCAGGGAGGTTGAGCAGCGGGCCAGAGACctcagagaaaaagagagagagcgggagagggagCGGGAGCGTGAGAGGGAACTAGATCGACATCTACAG cagcagaaggataTTAACGCCGCTGGAGGGGGTCGCCAGGggtcctctctcttcttcccctcctcgtCTTCGATCATCCTTGAcccttcatcttcttcctcttcctctaacaactctgtctcccaccctccccatcACCCCCAACATCATCACTCCCATCCGCATGCTCACCTTGCTCAAGCCCACCATCTCCACCCAAGCCTGGCTCACTCCATTCCCCACTCCCTCCTTCTGCCATCCATGGGTGGGACATCTACAGTTGTTGGCCCCCAAGGAGCCCTTGGAATAGGTTTAGGAGGTCCATATCTGGGCCCTGACACCCCAGCACTGAGAACCCTGAGCGAGTATGCTCGCCCTCATGCTATGTCTCCACTCGGAGCAGCAAGTCGTGCCCAAGCGCACCACGCGCAAGTTCACCATGGACATCCCCACGTCCACCCATCATTCTTCCTTCCTCAGTTCCAGAATCATGCTTTAGGCCACCCGCATCACCTGCCAACTGATGCAGCTACGGCTGCAGCCATCTTGGGTTTTCTGTATGGTGGCAGCCTTGAAGGGGGTCCAGGTGTTGGAGGCCACGCTGGAATGGCAGGAGGGCCAATACCGGGAGGGATGGGGGGTGCAGGGTTTGGAGGAGTCGGCTTTCCCCATGCAGTGGCTGCACATCGAGAGCGAATGAAGCAAGGATTTGAATTTAAGAGTGATGAGCGGATTTACCAGCCAGGAGCAATGCCTGATCACGCTGCTCTTGCCCTTGCTCACTCTCATTCTCATGCCCATGCTCATGCCCATGCTCATGCTCATGCACATGCTCATGCACAAGCCCAAGCCCAAGCCCAAGCCCAAGCCCAGGCCCAGGCACAAGCCCAAGCCCAAGCCCATGCCAATGCCCAtgcgcacgcacatgcacatgcacatgcacacacacatgcacactccctGCTACTTGGAGGAGGTGCAACAGGAACTAATGAGGTGACACTATATggcactcctcctcctcccgctccgaCTGGCCCCCCGCACCTGCAGAGCCCTACCCTGGCCCCAGTAACTCGACCCCCCAACCCTCCTGCCTCTCAGTCCTTGTCCAATCCACCCCCTTCATCTCTCCTAACACCCACTCTTCCCTCTCACCCATCATCGGCACCACCGGctgcccccccaaccccaacaggcccagctgctcctccgccagctcctcctccacctgctccaccaacATCCAATGCCTCCTCGCTTCATCATCCGGTCCCCCATTCTTCTTTTCCCAGCTCCCTGTCCTCTCATTTGCCACCAGCCGCTACTCCAGCCGCTCCCCCAGATAACTACCCCACTCCTACTCGCTCTCCTGCCCCCTATGAGCGCGACAGGAGTGGGgaaagagagcgggagagggagagagacagagcagcTTTGCCGGCATTTGGggacagagagcgagaaagagaaagggagagagaaagagaaaggggaggaagtggtggaaatggaggaggaggaacaggaggaggaacgggaggaggaggaggaggaggaggagcgggaggaggaacaggaggaaatggaggtggaggagagaatcTGGGACGTCTTCAGATGTTGAATGTGACACCTCATCATCACCAGCATTCCCACATCCACTCACACCTTCACCTGCACCAGCAAGACACAG gtGCTCCTTTCCGTGACCTGCCCCAGCCGTCCTCCCTCACTGGTCCTATGTCGGCAGCCCATCAGCTGCAGGCCATGCAGCAGGCCCAGAGCGCAGAGCTGCAGATCCAGCGACTGGCTCTGGAACAACAGTGGatccatcaccatcaccaccactcCCTCACCCAGGACGAGTATTACAG TCACCTGAAGAAGGAAAGTGACAAATCCCTGTGA